A window from Hymenobacter volaticus encodes these proteins:
- a CDS encoding ArnT family glycosyltransferase — MAVAHTREGALDYLNKYSVNILLALVAIGVFLRVFHLFDNRSFWIDELYLNGNVIKMGFWELVTKPMDYEQKAPLGYLWASKLAVILFGKGEKALRLFSLLCGISALFFFVPVARYFLKSWAAPIAVGILALGEPFVYHSTEAKQYSAELCASVMALYFFVKFHKSLEIKSLLVWGIAGGLLVWFSYSSIFILAGLAIVVSGNLLLNKEWKNFSLKLIPFTIWLFSFSLVYFLFLRKYEDSGWLKNFFEVMYAAYMPMPPSSKKDLVWFAYTHYMMLERNLGMLTKFGDHIKNYSPLQTFFRMPFLPIIMEAVGGLILFRKSKYLFLILTTPIFLTLLASGFKFYPFYERFILFLAPLFLLLIAYGAEQTVNVLNQNISKAIAPILFILLLLPPFWNAVRFTLDPSQLYKKEYNREALLYADDRFKEGDAVYVYWNMNHAYKYYKDAYSLKYDALGRDDLRHVTASKQEYYDKIRQQLGDLRGKKRLWLIQNPDLRNNIGDYPGRTPKWYYDPNFLPARELESVISELGVTPVDSFQRPSIDVKLYELKTGN; from the coding sequence GTGGCTGTCGCACACACAAGGGAAGGTGCCCTTGACTATTTAAATAAATACAGTGTCAACATACTGTTGGCGCTTGTTGCCATAGGTGTATTTCTGCGCGTATTCCATTTGTTCGATAACAGATCCTTTTGGATAGACGAGCTCTATCTTAATGGCAACGTTATAAAAATGGGATTTTGGGAATTGGTTACTAAGCCAATGGATTACGAACAAAAAGCGCCCCTTGGTTATCTGTGGGCGTCAAAGCTTGCCGTGATTTTATTTGGTAAAGGAGAAAAAGCGCTCCGTTTATTCTCTTTACTCTGTGGAATAAGTGCTTTATTTTTCTTTGTACCGGTTGCACGTTATTTCTTAAAATCATGGGCAGCACCGATAGCGGTTGGCATTTTAGCTCTCGGCGAACCATTTGTTTATCATTCAACAGAAGCAAAACAATATAGCGCAGAGCTCTGTGCTTCTGTTATGGCTTTATATTTCTTTGTGAAATTTCACAAATCGTTAGAAATAAAATCATTGTTGGTATGGGGAATAGCTGGCGGCCTTCTAGTTTGGTTTTCTTATTCCTCGATATTTATTCTTGCTGGATTAGCTATTGTAGTGAGCGGCAATTTGCTGCTCAATAAAGAATGGAAAAATTTCTCTCTTAAGTTAATTCCATTCACTATATGGCTATTTAGTTTTTCTCTCGTCTATTTCCTTTTTCTTCGCAAATACGAGGATTCGGGTTGGCTCAAGAATTTCTTTGAGGTGATGTACGCGGCTTATATGCCAATGCCGCCGTCTTCGAAAAAAGACCTAGTATGGTTTGCCTATACGCATTACATGATGCTGGAGCGCAATCTGGGCATGCTAACCAAATTTGGCGACCATATAAAGAATTATTCCCCTTTGCAAACTTTCTTTAGAATGCCATTTCTGCCAATTATAATGGAGGCGGTTGGGGGACTTATTCTCTTTAGAAAAAGCAAGTATTTATTCCTTATTCTCACTACACCAATATTCTTAACTCTTCTGGCATCAGGTTTCAAGTTTTATCCGTTTTATGAACGGTTTATATTATTTCTTGCTCCACTATTTCTTCTCCTTATTGCTTATGGGGCAGAACAGACGGTTAATGTTCTCAATCAAAACATTAGTAAGGCTATTGCGCCCATACTTTTCATTCTCTTATTGCTTCCTCCTTTTTGGAATGCAGTAAGATTTACTTTGGATCCTAGCCAACTGTACAAAAAAGAATACAACAGGGAAGCGTTACTTTATGCGGATGACCGGTTCAAAGAAGGCGACGCTGTATATGTGTATTGGAACATGAACCATGCCTATAAGTACTATAAGGACGCTTATAGTCTCAAATATGATGCACTAGGCCGAGATGATTTGAGACATGTAACAGCTAGCAAGCAAGAATATTACGATAAAATACGGCAGCAATTAGGTGACCTGCGTGGAAAAAAGCGGCTCTGGCTTATACAGAATCCTGACTTAAGAAATAATATCGGAGATTATCCGGGTCGTACTCCAAAATGGTATTACGACCCAAATTTTCTTCCAGCAAGGGAATTAGAAAGCGTTATTTCTGAACTTGGCGTAACTCCAGTTGACAGCTTCCAGCGGCCAAGTATTGATGTTAAATTATATGAATTAAAAACAGGTAATTGA
- a CDS encoding ThuA domain-containing protein, protein MRQLYSFLPLLLGVVFGCSKKAEPTQAVNKTDSLLVFYKTSGFYHTSIPAGIKAIQQLGQTNNFRVDTTNNSARFQLDSLRKYKAVVFLSTTQDVLNTTQQLAFEQYIRLGRGFVGIHAATDTEYEWPWYNGLVGAYFNGHPKVQQATVRVVDNKHLATSFLPAQWVRTDEWYNFRNLAADLHVLATLDETTYTGGTNGTNHPIAWYHSYDGGRAFYTAGGHTDESYQEPLFLRHLLGGITYALGK, encoded by the coding sequence ATGCGTCAACTGTATTCCTTCCTGCCTTTGCTGTTAGGCGTTGTGTTTGGTTGTTCTAAAAAAGCGGAGCCGACGCAAGCTGTCAATAAAACCGATTCCTTACTGGTGTTTTATAAGACGAGCGGCTTCTACCACACCTCTATTCCGGCCGGTATCAAGGCTATTCAGCAGCTAGGCCAAACCAATAATTTTCGTGTTGACACCACCAACAATTCCGCACGTTTTCAACTCGATAGTCTGCGCAAATACAAGGCGGTAGTATTCTTGAGCACCACCCAAGATGTATTGAATACAACTCAGCAATTGGCATTCGAGCAATATATCCGGCTGGGCCGAGGCTTTGTAGGCATTCATGCAGCCACTGATACCGAGTACGAGTGGCCGTGGTACAATGGCTTGGTGGGGGCTTACTTCAATGGTCACCCTAAGGTTCAGCAAGCCACGGTACGTGTTGTCGATAACAAGCATCTGGCCACGAGTTTCCTCCCGGCTCAATGGGTGCGCACCGACGAGTGGTATAACTTTCGCAACCTAGCTGCCGACCTGCATGTGCTAGCTACACTAGACGAAACCACTTACACAGGCGGTACTAATGGTACCAACCATCCTATCGCATGGTACCATTCCTACGACGGCGGTCGGGCATTCTATACTGCTGGTGGCCACA